A stretch of DNA from Paenibacillus sp. FSL W8-0186:
GTTATGCCTCTTTCGATACAATCCTTTATTAATTCACCTGTCCCGTAGGTCGTTGTAATCAGAGGATTTCTGCTTCCCTTAGGTACATGATGAATGCCGCTGGCCGATGCCATTTCAATAACGCCTGTTTTTCCGTCCCCCAGAATACCATAGTGGGCAACAACCTTTGTACCCAGAGGGCCAGTCACTTCTTTTTGGATCAATTTACCGCCTGTAGCATCTACCAAAGACTGCACGGTACCTTCCCCGCCATCAGCCATCGGCACATGAATACATTCCGCGTCAGGAATGGCTCTTTTGATCCCTAATTCCATCGCCTCGCAAACTTCTTTTGCTGTCATGCTTTCTTTAAAAGAATCAGGCGCCAGCACAAACTTTTTTGCCATTGTAGATTCCATTCCTTTCTCTCTTATAAAATATAACCATACAGAATGATTGCGACGACCGTCATCGTTAAGCCGACGATACTTTCGAAGAGGACAACCTTCATTCTATCTTTCATACTCATGCTCATAGCATTCCGCGTAACGTGGAAATAGGTGCCATGTGGCAGGTGGTCTATAACGGTCGCTCCGGTATGGGTCATAACTGCCGCCGATAGAGGCGATACACCCGTATTTAAAATAGCACCTGCAAATGAACCCGTAGCCAAAATAACGCCTGTTGAAGTGGACGCCGTTGCTGCTGCCATTAACACCCCTGCAATGGGCGCAAGATACATTCCCGAAATACCCGAGGATTTTACGAGAGCAACCACTTCTGCAGGCAGAGTTGACGCTGTAATTAGTCCGCCAATGGCCCCCGCTCCAATAATGATTAAAATGGTGGGCGTCATTCGATTAAGCCCTGACGTACAGTATTCCATTATTTTATTGCTCTTTCCAAGCGCAATCGAACCCACTATACCGGCAAATGGTAAAATAAATAAGGAATCAATTTTCAATTTAGCAAGGAAATCCATGCCGATCATCGACCCGATTGGGCTAATCATCAAGAGAACAACCGCAATAATCGGTGTTACCAAGGCTTTAGATAAAGGGGGAAGATTCGCAGAGCTGGCTTTTTCTAATTCTGCAGCTTCTGCATCTGTTACTTTCGTTCCCTTAAACTTAATAAATGATGCGATGGCCACTGCCACAATTAACCCGAAAATAGCTGGGACAAGCCCGCCGATCATCACTTGGTTAACGTCGAGATTGAACCCGCCTGCGGCGGCAATGGTATTCGGGTTTGGTGAAATAATGTTGCCCGCTTTACCTCCACCGGACAAGGCCACAAGCAGAGCAACCTTGGAATAACCCATTTTGTTGCCTACAGACAGTGCAATTGGTGCTACAATCAATACCGCAACCGGAATGAAGACACCCACCGCTGTAATAATCATAGTGGCTAATGCAAGCGATAGCATAGCTTTTGTTCCGCCGAGTTTATCAACTATAAATTTAGCAATGGTCTCCGCAGCTCCAGATTCCATCATCACTCCTGCAAAAACACCTGCGGCGATAATACGAATAACTGTACCTTGAACACTCTGAGTTCCGGTAATCAAAATATTTATGACATCTGCAAAGCTGGCGCCACCGATAAACCCACCGACAATAGCGCCTAAAATCAATGCGTAAGTGGGGATCAGCCTAAATAATATTAAAATAATCGCTAGTGCAAGACCTATTAATGCGCCAATCCAGCTGATTTCCATTCCCTTCAAATCCTCCTAACATGATCTGGTTGTTTTACTATGGATAAAAAATAGTTGTTCTATGCGCTCGATCAGAAGTATTTGAAGCTCCTTTCTAAATTATCTTTTAAAGCGCTTTATTGAATACGCTTTCAGTATATTTAAATCGCTAGCTTTTATCTATTGATAGATTCATGAATAAAATTGTGCAATTGCACAAGTAAAAACATGCATTTTAATGCGCATTTCTGTAGGTATTGACCTACATCGTTAATTCGTGAAGAATAGAGTCATCCATGATCGAGGAGGCGGTTTCAATGGTAACCATGATAAAAGGACAGATTTATAGAAGGATAGCGCCTGCTCGTCCATAAACCGCGTGTTTCCTTCTTAATGAGGGCAACCATAGCATGCAAGAATATCAATTGATTAAAATGGAAGACTACTCCAATGATCAGATTGATCGAATTCGAAGCTTAGAACAGCTCTGCCAGATAAATGACAGGTCAAATTTAAGAGTGGGGATAGACAGTCTTAAAGCTGTAGGCGGAGATGAGGCATATTTTTGTTTTTTCGTTAATCGATTAATTGGCTTTTTAAGCTGGTATACTTCCGATGGAACTGAAGCCAATATGAACGGGATGGTTCATCCCGACTTTCAGCGCAAAGGCGTGTTTAACACGCTGCTGAAACGTGCACTGCCCGAAATGCAAGCAAAAGGAATTCA
This window harbors:
- a CDS encoding TRAP transporter large permease subunit, yielding MKGMEISWIGALIGLALAIILILFRLIPTYALILGAIVGGFIGGASFADVINILITGTQSVQGTVIRIIAAGVFAGVMMESGAAETIAKFIVDKLGGTKAMLSLALATMIITAVGVFIPVAVLIVAPIALSVGNKMGYSKVALLVALSGGGKAGNIISPNPNTIAAAGGFNLDVNQVMIGGLVPAIFGLIVAVAIASFIKFKGTKVTDAEAAELEKASSANLPPLSKALVTPIIAVVLLMISPIGSMIGMDFLAKLKIDSLFILPFAGIVGSIALGKSNKIMEYCTSGLNRMTPTILIIIGAGAIGGLITASTLPAEVVALVKSSGISGMYLAPIAGVLMAAATASTSTGVILATGSFAGAILNTGVSPLSAAVMTHTGATVIDHLPHGTYFHVTRNAMSMSMKDRMKVVLFESIVGLTMTVVAIILYGYIL
- a CDS encoding GNAT family N-acetyltransferase — its product is MQEYQLIKMEDYSNDQIDRIRSLEQLCQINDRSNLRVGIDSLKAVGGDEAYFCFFVNRLIGFLSWYTSDGTEANMNGMVHPDFQRKGVFNTLLKRALPEMQAKGIQVCRFRIPLNSEPGIGFIKHLGASFHTSEFSMNLQCIKSPGLRLTISGC